CCCAGCCAAAAGAGTTCCCAAGTAACTACTCCACAGATCACCAGCGATGCCAGTATTAGTAACATGACTGTTTCCTCCTTTTGTCTTGTGAGTGGAGTTGCTTTGTGGGAGTACATTAGCACCAGCACATTCTTTGTAAATAAATGCTTAATGTATACACTTTAAAATTTCCTCTTATAGATAAATGCAATACTGTATGAGCTGCCAGCAATTGGTGTCAGGCAATGACATTTCACACTTTGAGTCAAAGCTAATAGTGTTTACATTCTATATCTCGATGAATATGTACGGCATTGATAAGGGATTATTGATTGATTCAAAGGTGTCAGGTGTTGACATTTCACATTGTAGGTGCCTGAGCTGTACAACAACAATAATGAAATAGTGTCAACGGAATGAAAGAGACAGAAAATGTATGTGCCTGAGCAGTACATTGACAAAAAATAGTGCCTGGGCATCACATTTGACAGTAAACGTGTTTACAACAAAGAGAAGTTAGTGCCTGAGTAACACATAAGACATAATAGTTGGTGCCTGACCACCACAATTCACACAGTCCCTGGTGCCTGAGCTGTACTTGTGACACAGAAGAAAAAAGGTTCTTCGAGAGAGGAGCTCGGCCGATGAGGTCAGCGTGATGCCGTTGAAGAAAAATGGGGTGCTTCAATGAAGGCGGTGGGGTGCCTACGGCAGGAAGAGTGGGTGCCTTTTCCGAAGAGTGAATGTTGGCAGCACGCTGGAGGATAGGCTTCCCAGCCTGTCCCGCGGCGTGAGCCGCGCGATTCATGGCGGCTGCGCCGCCAACGCAGGCAGGGATGCCTGCGCTCCAGCGCGGCGCCAACGGAGGGTGGTTTTCCTCGCGTGAGGTGGTGGGCGGCTACAGCACGATAGGCGCTACTGAGGTGCTTCTTCCCGTGAGGTCAAAGTAGGCAGCAGCGCTGGAGGATAGGCTTCCCTGCCTGTCCCGCGGCGCGAGCCGCGCGATTCATGGCGGCTGCGCCGCCAACGCAGGCAGGGATGCCTGCGCTCCAGCCCGGCGCCAACGGAAGGTGGTTTTCCTCGCGTGAGGTGGTGGGCGGCTACAGCACGATAGGCGCTACTGAGGTGCTTCTTCCCGTGAGGTCAAAGTAGGCAGCACGCTGGAGGATAGGCTTCCCAGCCTGTCCCGCGGCGTGAGCCGCGCGATTCATGGCGGCTGCGCCGCCAACGCAGGCAAGATGCCTGCGCTCCAGCGCGGTGTCGACGGAAGGTGGAGTCGATCGCGGGAGGTGGTTGGGGCGCTGCGAACTATGCTGCTACGTTCGCGGGAGCATCATGAATTAGCTACGACGCGAGATTCCGGCTGCAGGCCAAAAAAAGATCGAGATGCAAAATCCTCAACCGTTTTCCTGCCATTTCTCCACCAAAAAGCCCCCCGACTCATTGAGATACACATACCACAACTCGTCGAACCCCTCGTTCAGCGAGGGGCGTTCGAGGCGGGCGGCGAGGCCGAAGATCGCCTGGTCCGGGACGCGTGCGCTCCCCTGCCTCAGCCTGTTCCTCTCCATCGACTCGTCAACCTTCGAGCGGAAATAGTACCCGATGACTCTGAATCCCGCCTCCTTTGCCATGCCGATGTGGCGGGCTCTGCCGATCCTGGTGAGATTGGTGTTGTCCACCACGTACGATTGCCTCCCCGCAAGGCATGCCTCCAGCAGGAGCTTCTCACGATGCCGTGTCCGGAGCATGTCTCTGTTGATGCGCACGTGGCTGTCGAAGAGAAAGCTCTTGTAGAATGTGCTCTTCCCACTGGCCGGAATTCCTATCATGATCACGGCAGAAGCCTGTTTCATTTCTCCACTCCATGTACAAAGAAGACGGCCAAAGCTCAGTGGGAAGGATCCCCGTAAGGGAGGAGCGACACCGTTGCCGCGCCGAAAGCCCCTCGCGATTCAACTGGTATGTTAAAACAGTCGTCACTAGAATGTAAGAGAACGGAATGGTTGAGGAGGGCGGTTTTCATGGCGGGTGGAAGGCAAATAGTCGTAGGCGACATTCACGGCTGCTCGCGCACCTTTGAGGCTCTCCTGGCCAGGGTGGACCTGCAGCGCGATGATACGCTCTTTCTTCTGGGCGACTATATTGACCGGGGAAGTTCGACCCGGGGCCTCATCGAGTCGATCGTGCGCATGAAGCGGGACGGATTCGACGTGCGCCCCATTCGGGGCAATCACGAGGAGATGCTCCTCGGTGCGCTGGAGACGGGGCTTGCGGACGATCTGATCGACTGGATGGAACAGGGAGGGCACGCAACCCTCAGAAGCTACGGGGTGCGCCACCCCTCGGAGATGCCGGAACAGCACCTCCATTTCCTGCGGCGACTCCCTCTCTTCATCATCACCGACCGCTTCGTCTTCGTCCACGCGGGGCTCGACTTCTCCCTCCCCGATCCCTTCAGCGAGGCCGGTACGACTGCCATGCTCTGGGACCGCTCCGGCAAAGGGGATCAGCGGAGGCTCGGCGGGCGCAGGATCGTCACCGGTCACACCCCTCTCTCCCTCGACGAGATCCGCTCGACCCTCAATTCCGACAAGATCCGTCTGGACAACGGGTGCGTGCTCGGCGCGCGCTACCCGGGGCTCGGCAATCTCCTGGCACTCGACCTCGATTCGGGAGAGCTCTTCGTGCAGCGAAACGTAGACCGCCTCTGACGGCAGTGCGCGTCAGTACAGGAGGTAGCGCTGCCGCATCCTCTCGAACCCCACGAGTGACTCGTCCCAGAGCTGGAAAAGCTCCCTCGCGCCGGCTCCGGCCTCGACCGCCTGGCGCAGCCTGCCCGACCCGGCCATGTCATCGAACCCTTTTCTGAAGAACCCCTTGCGCAGCTCAGGGGGGAGCGCCTCCCACAACTCCCGCAACACGGCAACCCCTGTTTCCACAGGGAGCACCTGGCGGTAATCGGTGACGGTCACCCGCACCCCGTCTACCACCTTCCCCCTGTAGCGCGGCGCGCTCGATTTCCCCGGCATGCTCACCGGGGTGAAGTGCACCGCTTCGAAACGCACACCCGGAAGGGCGAGACGTGTCAGTCTCTCCGCCACCCCCTGCGCGTCGATCCCCGGCCACCCCACCAGCCGGAAAGGCTCCTTCGTGCCGCGCCCCTCGCTTGCCGACGTTCCCTCCAGAAGACCGGTGCCAGGATAGAAGAGGCAGGCATCGAAGCAGTCGATGTTGGGACTGGTCCCCACAAAGGAAAGACCGGTATCGGGCCAGCGCATCGCGCGGTGCCACCCTTTCATCCGCACTACCCCCAGCTCGAGCTCTCCCACCCCCGGGAGCATCTCTTCCCCCTTTACCATGGTGGCGAGTTCCCCAACGGTCATGCCGTGCGCGACCGGAATGGCATAGAGCGAGGTGAAGGAGGGGGGAAGTTCCTCCCGCACAAAGCCGGAGATGTACTCCCCCCCGAGCGGGTTGGGGCGGTCCAGCACCAGGAACGGGATGTGCGCTTCCGCCGCCGCCTGCATGGCGAGCCCCATGGTGGATATATAGGTGTAGAAGCGTGCCCCGATGTCCTGGATGTCGAAGACGAGAAGGTCGAGCCCCTTCAGGTCCTCGGGGCGCGGCTTTCTGGTGGCGCCGTAGAGGCTCTTTACGGGGATCCCCGCAACGAGGCCGTCACCGAGGCGCACGCCGTCCTCCGCGCGCCCTTCGAGTCCGTGTTCCGGGGTAAAGATGACGGCGGGCGCGACCCCTCCTGCCCGGAGAAGCTTCGTCAACTCGACACCCCCTACCACGGCGGAATGGTTGGTGATGAGGCCAAACTTCTTCCCTGCCAGCGGCTGAAAGCGCTCCTCGGCAACGACCTCGGCTCCCGTCTTGACCGGGGCACCGTGGGAGATAGTGGGGACGATACAGAATATGGCAATAAGGAGGAGGGGAAACCGGAGAGGGTGAATCATCATGAGCCGCCTAGGGTCACGACGCATGCGCCCCCCGGAAGATCACGGAGGTGTCGGAATCCGTGCGGGGAAAGTGCAGGGATCAGCGAAGGCGGGCAGCATCGGGATAAACAAACGCCCAAAGATACGCCGAATTGTGACTCAGGGCAAGGGGGTAGTTAAAGGGGGGATTTACGATCTTCCCATCAGCAGGCACAGCGCCGCGTAAATGCGCGCGGCGGCCACGACCTCCCGGAAAGGGACCTGCTCGTCCGGTGTGTGTGCTGTTTCGAGCGCGCCGGGGCCGAGGATGAGCGGTTTCACTCCGGCGGCAAAGAAGAGGTTCCCGTCCGAATGCGACCTGAAGGCGTCAAGATGCAGGTTCAGCCCGAGTTGCGGGTAGAGCTTGCGCAGGATCTCGGCGGGGCGGTTCTCCGTGCCGAGGTTGTATCCGGCGGCAGCAAAATCGAAGTCCACCGTCATCTTCAGCCCCGGGATGTACAGCTTCGCATCCTCCGCGACGCGGCGAATCGCTTCCTGCACGTCGACGGGGCTCCTGTCGGGGGGGAGATGGAGGTCGATCCAGGTTTCGCAGCGGTCGGGGACCACGAATCCCTTCTGGGAGGAGTGCATCTCCCGGATGGAATAGACCACCTGCGAGCGGTCCCGGTTGAAAAGGGGGTCTTTCCCGAGGTGCAAAAGGACCCGCAGCATCGACTCCACCGCGTTGTGCCCGAGCTCCGGGAGTGACGAGTGTCTCTTGAGCCCGTGGGTCACGAATCCTGCTTCGAGGTAGCCGAAGTGGGAAAAGCAGCCGGCAAGTCCTGTCGGCTCCCCGATCACCACCCAGGGAGGGGTGGCGCTCTCCAGAAACGTCGCGCTGCCGTCGCCGTTTTCCTCCTCCCCGACCACCAGGAGAAGCCCGACGTTTGGATGCTCCAGCGGGGAGAGAACCTCGTTCAGCACGAGGAACGCCTCCAGCATCGCCGCGCAGCCACCCTTCATGTCGGCGCTGCCGAGCGCATGGATGACGCCGTTTTCCTCCTGCGCTCCGACCTGCTCCAGGTCCCAGGCGTGCACCGTGTCGACATGTCCCACCAGAAAGAGCTCCGGATCACCGTTGCCGAGGACGACCTTCAGGTTGTAGCGGTCCTCCTCCACCGTCTGGCGCTCGACCCGGCAGCCGGCGGAGCTCAGCACCTCCTCCAGGTAGAGCTGGATGTCCTCTTCCTTCCCCGAAGGGGAGTAGATGTCCAGCATCTCCAGGAGGTTCTTTCTGAGGCGCTCCTCGTTCACCCCCTGCAGCACCCGCTCCAGAAGGGCCGTCACTTCTTCGCCCCTTTCTTCTTCGTCTTGCGCGTCAGGTTGAGGGTCATGTACACGTGCTCCTGCTTGTTGTTGAAGCCGTGCTTCTCGAAGAAGCGGATCGCCGGGAGGTTGTCCGCGGAGGTGTCGACGATGATCATCCGCGCCCCCTGCTCCCGCATGCGCCGCTTCATCTCCCGGAAAAGCCTTTCCCCGACTCCCGCCTGCTGCAGGTCCCTGCGCACCCCGAGCCAGACGAGGTAGCCGTACTTCCACGGCGAATTGTGCTTCTTCACCGTCGTCCCCAGGGCAAAGCCGAGGACCCTGTCCCCCTGTTCCGCGACGAGGCAGAGCTCGTTGTCGGAGTTGAAGAGGGTTGTTATCTCATATTCGTCCCAGGTGCGGTACAGGCTCTGGGAATAGTCCGCGGTGAAGACCATCTCCCCTATGTGGAAGACCTCCGAGAGGTCGTCGATGATCATCTCCCTGACTCGTACTGCCTCCTCGCTCGGTTCCGTTGTCGTCTCAGACATGCTAAACCTCGGCAATTTACATGGGTTTGCAGCCCCTGCGCGTCCTTTCCCTCCTCGGGCCGTAATTAGTATATACCCCGAAGAAATGTGACGCAAAAAGGGGGGCGCGCGAGTGGAGGTCCCCCCTCCCTTGACGGGAGGGGGACAGGGGGTGGGTGAAGCTGCTATCTGGCTGAAATGGAGGCACCTTCCCCCCCACCCTGTCCCTCCCCCGCAAGGGGGGAGGGGACGCCGGACCGACGTCACTGGAATTCCCGGATGAGCCATCTTTCAGAGGGGAGGCACGTCAGCTGCGGGTGGGTCCGGCAGCGACCCGCGCCCCCCTCTATTTGCAGGCCTGGAGCGGTATCGCGCCATTTCTTTGATACACTTGCATCCCGTGACGCCGCGGCGCCACGACATCCAGAGATCGAAAGGCTCCCGATGGCAAGGCTTTCCCCACTACACCGCGTCGCGTTCCTGGCTCTCCTGTGGGGCGCCCTGGTGACACCTGCCTTTGCCGATCCTGTGGAGATAGAGGTTTCCGGTGTCGAGGGGGATGCGCGTGCCAATGTGGAACAGGCCCTGGCGCTTCCGACCGGACTTGTGACCGAGGGGAAGGTCGACCGGCTCTGGCTCGACCGCTTCGCCGTGCAGGCGCGAGAAAAGGCGACCGATGCGGTGAAGCCATTCGGGTATTACCGCGCAGAGGCATCCTCCTCCGTGGAGCCAAGGGGGGGAGGGGAGTACCTCCTGAAGGTGCATGTGGAACTGAAGAGCCCGGTGACGGTCTCGGAGGTCTCCGTGCTGCTGGATGGGGCAGGTGCCGGGCAGGAAGCGCTGAAAAGGATGGTGCGGGAATTCCCCCTGCGCAAGGGGGGGGTCCTTTTGCAGCCGCAGTACGAGAACGCGAAGTCGCGGCTCAGATCGCGGGCTCTTGATCTGGGGTACCTCGACGCCGACTTCTCCCGCCACGAGATCCGTATCTCACCCGATCTCACCAGCGCCCGCATCAACCTCGTCTTCAACACAGGCGCCCAGTACTTCTTCGACGACGCCACCATCGAGGGGGCCCCGCAGTACCCCGACCCTTTCCTCCGGCGCTACCTCTCCTTCCACAGAGGGGAGGTCTTTTCCTATGCGAAGCTCGGCGAGACACAGCTCAATTTCACCAACGCCGAGCGCTTCCAGCAGGTGCTGGTGACCCCTGAGAAGGAGAAGGCGAAGGACTTCCACGTGCCGGTCGTGGTGCAGCTCACACCGGCGCCGCGCGTGACGATCCGCCCAGGCTTCGGATTCGGCACCGACACGGGGATCCGCTTCTCGGTCGGGTACCGGGACCTCGACCTCTTCCGCGCCGGGCACGATCTGAACGCAAAGCTCTATCTTTCGGAGAGCCTGCAGGGGGTTGCGGTGCAGTATCTGATCCCCAGCCCGAGAGACATCCGCACCAACACCACCTTCCAGCTGAACCTGCAACGGGAGGACGTGACCGCCTATATGAGCCGCCTCATCGCCCTGGAAGCGGCACGCAACCGCAGCCTGGGGAGGGGCACCCTCGGCACCGCGTACCTCAGGCTGCAGCAGGAAAATTTTACCGTCGGCAGCCAGAACTCCGGCTCCCGCCTCGTTCTCCCCGGTCTCCGCTACACCCAGGAGCGCTTTGACAGCATGACCCGCCCCACCAACGGTTTCCGCTACAGCCTGGAGGCCCGCGGCACCCACCCGTTCCTCGGCTCCGATACCGGCCTCGTGCAGGGGATCGTGCAGGGCCTCACCATAATCCCCCTCCCGTGGCGCCTTGGGCTGCGGGTGCGCGGCATGGCTGCCGGGAGCCTCCTTTCGGAGCCCCTCTCCGAGGTCCCGCCGTCTCTGCGCTTTTTTGCCGGAGGGGATCAGAGCGTGCGCGGCTACTCCTACAAGTCGCTCGGCCCCCGTGACGACACCGGGCAGGTCGTCGGCGGCAGGAACCTCCTCGTCGGGAGCTTGGAAATAGAACGCGCCCTCTTCAAGAACTGGGGGGTCTCCCTCTTTTTCGACGCGGGAAATGCCTTTAATGATCCAGGGTATATCAGGCTGAAGGAGGGGGCAGGGATCGGCGCCCACTACTACAGCCCCGTCGGTGCCATAAACCTTGCCGTCGCCCGTCGGGTAAATGACGAGCAGAGGGCGTACTACATCCACGTCAGCGTGGGGTTCGAGCTATGAGACGAGCCGTCACCTATACCGTCCTTGCGGGGCTCATCCTCCTGCTCGTGTTCCTCGGGGCGCTCTGGTGGCTCCTCTGGACCCCATCAGGTGCCAAGTGGGCGCTGCAGCGGGTCCCTTCCACGCCGCAGGCGTCCTTCACGGTGCGCCGGGTGGAGGGGCGGCTCCTCGACCACCTGGTCCTTTCCGGTGTGCGCGTCGTCTCGGGGCAGAGGACGACGACCGCCCAGCGGGTGGAGCTCACTTGGCAGCCGCTTCTTCTCTTTTCCGGCGAACTCGCAATAGGGGAGCTCTCATTGTCGGGAGTGAGGGTGGATGATCGGACGCCGGTCACGAAGAAGCCGATCGATCTTACCTGGCCGCGCCTCCCCGGCTTTGCCGACCTCTTCGAGGCCCGCGTCACCCATCTGCGGATCAACGATCTCACCTACCAGCGCCTGCAGCGTCCCGAGGTGAAGGTACGCGCACTCTCCGCGAGCCTTTCGTGGCGCTACACCCTTCTCCTGGTGAGTAACCTCCGGGCGGTCGCCCCGGCGGGGCTTCTCGCGGGAGAAATAGTCGCCGGGCTGAAGCGCCCCTCCCTCCGTCTCGACCTGATCGCCGCGCCCGCGAAGCCGATATCCGGATTCGATTATCTTTCGCTCCAGGCCCGTCTCGGTCGTGCCAGGGGGGCGGAGCAGGTCGCGGGCACGGTGAACCTCGTGGGGAAGCGGGGGGAGAAGCGCCTGCTGACAGTGGCCGGTGGCCTGGGGGTTACCAGGACTTCTCTCGTGCTGCACGGGGTGCGGGTCGAAAAGAGCGGGCAGCCGGGGACCGTGACGGTGGACGGCGATGTCGATCTTTCGGGGGAGGAGCCGGTGGCAGCGCTGAAAGTGCAGGGAAAGGACCTCGACCTCGCTCCGCAGATCGGCCGGCGCACCGACCTCTCCGGGATCATAAACGTTACCGGTAACCTCGAGAGGTACCGGGGGAACTTTTCTCTCTCCAACAAAGGAAAGGGGTGGGAGACGCTTTCCCTTTCCGGCACCCTTGCCGGCGGCATGAAGGGGATAAGGCTCGCCCCCGTCACCGCACGTGTCCTCAGCGGAGTCGTGCGGGGAGTGGTCGACGTGGGGTGGGGGGAGGTGGTGACGGTTCGCGCGGAGCTGGCGGCGCGGGGAATAAATCCGCAGCGCGTGGCGCCGAAGTGGCGAGGCCTCGTCAACCTCAACGCCGTCGGCGACCTCGCCTGGTCGCGCGGCACGACCCTGGTCTGGAAGGTAAAGGGGAGGCTCCTCGAGAGCCGTCTGCAGGGGAAGGAGCTCTCGGGGGAGGTCGATGCCCGCTCCAAGGACGGCGACATCCTCCTCAGGCGCCTCTTTCTGCGCGGCGAAGGTGTCGATCTCTCCGCCTCGGGGCAGCTCAGCCGTCGCGTCGATTTCAGCCTCGCGGCCGATGACCTTTCCCTCCTCCTCCCCTCCGCAGAGGGGGGGGTGCAGGGGAACGGATGGTTCCGGTACCGCAACAGGCGGTTTGCGGGGGAGATAGGCGGTACTGCGACCGGTCTTGTCGTCGGCGGCGTCGCCGCCCGGGAAGGCACCTTTTCCGCCGCCCTGTCGGATGCCGCCGGTTACCCTCTGCATCTCGATGCCTCGCTGGCAGAGGTGGCGATCGGAGAGGTCTATGCAAACAGCGCGACGCTTACGGCGGATGGAAGCGTGGAATCTCACGCTGCCACCCTCGTCGTCTGCGCACCTCAGGCCGAAGCGCGCCTCGCCCTCACCGGCGGGTACCGGGACAGGAGGTGGCGGGGGGAGATCACCGACTTCTCCGGCCATGATGCCGTCGGCCCGTGGGGACTCGCCGCCCCCGCGACACTCGGCATCGATTCCGGCGGATTCACCCTTTCCCCCCTGCTGGTGCGCGGGGTCGCAGGTGAATTCCTCTCCATCAGCGCCGCCGTCGGGAAGCCCCGGCTCGGGGGGGTGGCGCTAAGCTGGGGGGGGCTTAACCTCTCCCGTGCCAACAGCTGGGCGGATGGAGTGCAGTTCACCGGCGGGAGCAACGGCGACCTGGAGCTCAGCTTCCTGCCGAACCGCCGCGTGGACATAGCGGGAAAAGCCGTGGCAAGCGGCTCCTTCTGCCTCGACGGCAAGGAGGTCAGGCTGGAGAAGGGGCTGATCAGCCTCGGCGGCGACGAGCGGGGGCTCTCGGCTCAGGTCGAGCTGCACCTGTGGCGCGGGGTCGTGCAGGCGCGCTTCACCTCTCCTGATGCCGCGCGTCTTGCGCTTCCGGACGACGGCGCTATCGACGCCCGCTGGGCGAACCTCGACCTTAAGGAGCTCGCGCCGTGGTTCCCGCCGGGGACGCGCGTCGACGGGACGATCGCGGGGCAGGTGGCGGGGAGGCTCCTCCCCGGGCAGACCGTCGACCTGAAGGGGAGCACCTCGCTGGAGGGGGGGATCGTGCACTGGACGAAGGAGGACCAGTCGCTCGACGCCGCCTTGCAGCGCTCCGAGATATCGGTCTCCTGGCAGGGGGGGATCACCCCCGGGAAGATCCGCGGCGCACGCATCGCGGTGACGGGGAGCGCGGCCGGCGCCGGCACCTACAGCAAAGGGGGGAGGCGCCTCACCCTCCTGCGCGCTCTCCTCTCGCTCGACGCAGGCTCCCGCGGGACGCGCGTCGTCTTCGAGGCGGTCCCGGAAGGGAGGGGGGTGGTGAAGGGGGTTCTCGCTTCCGATCGCCCCGCGTCGTTCGACGTCCCCGACAGCGGCCGGTTCGAACTGACTCTCGCCAACCTCGATCCGCACATCCTCCAGCCCTGGCTGCCGGGGGCGGTAAACCTGGAGGGTGATCTCTCCGGGAAGGTGGCGGGAAACCTCCTTCCGGGGAGTCGCTTCGAGATGGCGGGGAATGCACTCTTCTCCGGAGGGCTCGCGAAATGGCATGGGGAAAAGGGGGAGATGCAGGCGAATCTGCGCTCCGCCGGCGTCAACTTCACGTGGCGCGAGGAATGCATTGCCGGGGACCTCTCCCTCGTACTCTCGGGCGCCGGTCAGGCGCAGGGAAAATTTCAGCTGCCACTTCCGGCGCGCTTCCCGATCGCCTTCGACCAGAACGGAGCCGTGAGCGGCTCGCTGACCGGGAGGCTCCAGGAGCAGGGGGTCTTGAGCGCCTTCCTCCCGGGGATGGTGCGGGAGAGCCACGGGAACCTCGATCTCGATCTCGCCCTCGGAGGGGTATGGCGCGATCCGGTTGTGCAGGGGAGAGTGGGGCTCACCGATGGCGGCGGCTACCTTCCCTCCCTCGGCATTCGGGTCACCGATGTGACACTCGCGCTGCGCCTCGCCAAGGACGTCGTCCGGGTGGAGACGCTGC
The DNA window shown above is from Geomonas sp. RF6 and carries:
- a CDS encoding AAA family ATPase translates to MKQASAVIMIGIPASGKSTFYKSFLFDSHVRINRDMLRTRHREKLLLEACLAGRQSYVVDNTNLTRIGRARHIGMAKEAGFRVIGYYFRSKVDESMERNRLRQGSARVPDQAIFGLAARLERPSLNEGFDELWYVYLNESGGFLVEKWQENG
- a CDS encoding metallophosphoesterase family protein, which gives rise to MAGGRQIVVGDIHGCSRTFEALLARVDLQRDDTLFLLGDYIDRGSSTRGLIESIVRMKRDGFDVRPIRGNHEEMLLGALETGLADDLIDWMEQGGHATLRSYGVRHPSEMPEQHLHFLRRLPLFIITDRFVFVHAGLDFSLPDPFSEAGTTAMLWDRSGKGDQRRLGGRRIVTGHTPLSLDEIRSTLNSDKIRLDNGCVLGARYPGLGNLLALDLDSGELFVQRNVDRL
- a CDS encoding exo-beta-N-acetylmuramidase NamZ family protein translates to MRRDPRRLMMIHPLRFPLLLIAIFCIVPTISHGAPVKTGAEVVAEERFQPLAGKKFGLITNHSAVVGGVELTKLLRAGGVAPAVIFTPEHGLEGRAEDGVRLGDGLVAGIPVKSLYGATRKPRPEDLKGLDLLVFDIQDIGARFYTYISTMGLAMQAAAEAHIPFLVLDRPNPLGGEYISGFVREELPPSFTSLYAIPVAHGMTVGELATMVKGEEMLPGVGELELGVVRMKGWHRAMRWPDTGLSFVGTSPNIDCFDACLFYPGTGLLEGTSASEGRGTKEPFRLVGWPGIDAQGVAERLTRLALPGVRFEAVHFTPVSMPGKSSAPRYRGKVVDGVRVTVTDYRQVLPVETGVAVLRELWEALPPELRKGFFRKGFDDMAGSGRLRQAVEAGAGARELFQLWDESLVGFERMRQRYLLY
- a CDS encoding M20 family metallopeptidase is translated as MTALLERVLQGVNEERLRKNLLEMLDIYSPSGKEEDIQLYLEEVLSSAGCRVERQTVEEDRYNLKVVLGNGDPELFLVGHVDTVHAWDLEQVGAQEENGVIHALGSADMKGGCAAMLEAFLVLNEVLSPLEHPNVGLLLVVGEEENGDGSATFLESATPPWVVIGEPTGLAGCFSHFGYLEAGFVTHGLKRHSSLPELGHNAVESMLRVLLHLGKDPLFNRDRSQVVYSIREMHSSQKGFVVPDRCETWIDLHLPPDRSPVDVQEAIRRVAEDAKLYIPGLKMTVDFDFAAAGYNLGTENRPAEILRKLYPQLGLNLHLDAFRSHSDGNLFFAAGVKPLILGPGALETAHTPDEQVPFREVVAAARIYAALCLLMGRS
- a CDS encoding GNAT family N-acetyltransferase, with protein sequence MSETTTEPSEEAVRVREMIIDDLSEVFHIGEMVFTADYSQSLYRTWDEYEITTLFNSDNELCLVAEQGDRVLGFALGTTVKKHNSPWKYGYLVWLGVRRDLQQAGVGERLFREMKRRMREQGARMIIVDTSADNLPAIRFFEKHGFNNKQEHVYMTLNLTRKTKKKGAKK
- a CDS encoding autotransporter assembly complex protein TamA, with the translated sequence MARLSPLHRVAFLALLWGALVTPAFADPVEIEVSGVEGDARANVEQALALPTGLVTEGKVDRLWLDRFAVQAREKATDAVKPFGYYRAEASSSVEPRGGGEYLLKVHVELKSPVTVSEVSVLLDGAGAGQEALKRMVREFPLRKGGVLLQPQYENAKSRLRSRALDLGYLDADFSRHEIRISPDLTSARINLVFNTGAQYFFDDATIEGAPQYPDPFLRRYLSFHRGEVFSYAKLGETQLNFTNAERFQQVLVTPEKEKAKDFHVPVVVQLTPAPRVTIRPGFGFGTDTGIRFSVGYRDLDLFRAGHDLNAKLYLSESLQGVAVQYLIPSPRDIRTNTTFQLNLQREDVTAYMSRLIALEAARNRSLGRGTLGTAYLRLQQENFTVGSQNSGSRLVLPGLRYTQERFDSMTRPTNGFRYSLEARGTHPFLGSDTGLVQGIVQGLTIIPLPWRLGLRVRGMAAGSLLSEPLSEVPPSLRFFAGGDQSVRGYSYKSLGPRDDTGQVVGGRNLLVGSLEIERALFKNWGVSLFFDAGNAFNDPGYIRLKEGAGIGAHYYSPVGAINLAVARRVNDEQRAYYIHVSVGFEL
- a CDS encoding translocation/assembly module TamB domain-containing protein, whose product is MRRAVTYTVLAGLILLLVFLGALWWLLWTPSGAKWALQRVPSTPQASFTVRRVEGRLLDHLVLSGVRVVSGQRTTTAQRVELTWQPLLLFSGELAIGELSLSGVRVDDRTPVTKKPIDLTWPRLPGFADLFEARVTHLRINDLTYQRLQRPEVKVRALSASLSWRYTLLLVSNLRAVAPAGLLAGEIVAGLKRPSLRLDLIAAPAKPISGFDYLSLQARLGRARGAEQVAGTVNLVGKRGEKRLLTVAGGLGVTRTSLVLHGVRVEKSGQPGTVTVDGDVDLSGEEPVAALKVQGKDLDLAPQIGRRTDLSGIINVTGNLERYRGNFSLSNKGKGWETLSLSGTLAGGMKGIRLAPVTARVLSGVVRGVVDVGWGEVVTVRAELAARGINPQRVAPKWRGLVNLNAVGDLAWSRGTTLVWKVKGRLLESRLQGKELSGEVDARSKDGDILLRRLFLRGEGVDLSASGQLSRRVDFSLAADDLSLLLPSAEGGVQGNGWFRYRNRRFAGEIGGTATGLVVGGVAAREGTFSAALSDAAGYPLHLDASLAEVAIGEVYANSATLTADGSVESHAATLVVCAPQAEARLALTGGYRDRRWRGEITDFSGHDAVGPWGLAAPATLGIDSGGFTLSPLLVRGVAGEFLSISAAVGKPRLGGVALSWGGLNLSRANSWADGVQFTGGSNGDLELSFLPNRRVDIAGKAVASGSFCLDGKEVRLEKGLISLGGDERGLSAQVELHLWRGVVQARFTSPDAARLALPDDGAIDARWANLDLKELAPWFPPGTRVDGTIAGQVAGRLLPGQTVDLKGSTSLEGGIVHWTKEDQSLDAALQRSEISVSWQGGITPGKIRGARIAVTGSAAGAGTYSKGGRRLTLLRALLSLDAGSRGTRVVFEAVPEGRGVVKGVLASDRPASFDVPDSGRFELTLANLDPHILQPWLPGAVNLEGDLSGKVAGNLLPGSRFEMAGNALFSGGLAKWHGEKGEMQANLRSAGVNFTWREECIAGDLSLVLSGAGQAQGKFQLPLPARFPIAFDQNGAVSGSLTGRLQEQGVLSAFLPGMVRESHGNLDLDLALGGVWRDPVVQGRVGLTDGGGYLPSLGIRVTDVTLALRLAKDVVRVETLRARSGPGEIVAVLQAEVDGWQLRRYRGTLSGERFQTFYLPELRVLSSPQLTFQGDEKHLVLRGQVGIPEMHVLGPPPHQAVSESRDVIIEGVPEEGKRTFPVDLDVRVRVVLGEKVEVKTEGIDAQLGGGMEIFFTSLDKIRSSGEINVVKGRYRAYGLDLDIVRGRIYYAGGPIDQPTLDILALRTISDVKAGVTVGGILQEPVVKLYSEPAMPDVDILAYMVIGHPLGTSSAEQGSLVAQAAGVLFSTGQSSSLQEQIKSRLGLSTLELQTASPETTGRMGYKEIAVTPTGAPSKTAPATQSMLTVGKYLTPKLYFSYGRSLFTGSSLFMLRYDISKHWQIESQTGTESGLDIYYKIQFK